In Brettanomyces bruxellensis chromosome 8, complete sequence, a genomic segment contains:
- the YKT6 gene encoding palmitoyltransferase (BUSCO:EOG09264CP4), producing MRLYYVGIVRPKSGTKKTLTLSEEKDLADFSFFQRTSVGQFMTFFAETIAERTKPSERQSVEEGNYVGHVYTRSEGISGVLITDKDYPIRPAYTLLNKLVDEYLSTHPQSQWQDLTTANDQSKMDNLQTYITKYQNPAKADAIMKVQQELDDTKIVLQKSIESVLQRGEQLDSLVDKSEALTASSKTFYKQAKKTNSCCVIM from the coding sequence atgCGTCTTTATTATGTCGGAATTGTTAGGCCAAAATCTGGCACCAAGAAGACTCTAACACTCTCGGAAGAGAAGGATTTGGCTgatttctccttcttccaAAGAACTAGTGTCGGTCAGTTTATGACATTTTTTGCAGAAACTATAGCAGAAAGGACGAAGCCATCAGAAAGACAGAGTGTTGAGGAAGGTAACTATGTGGGCCACGTTTATACTAGATCGGAGGGTATTTCGGGAGTTTTGATTACCGATAAAGACTATCCTATAAGGCCAGCATACACACTACTCAATAAGCTTGTGGACGAGTATCTTTCAACACATCCACAATCCCAGTGGCAGGATTTAACGACTGCAAATGATCAGTCAAAGATGGACAATCTTCAAACGTATATAACGAAATATCAGAATCCTGCAAAAGCAGATGCTATTATGAAGGTCCAACAGGAGTTGGACGACACTAAGATCGTCCTACAGAAGAGTATAGAGAGTGTGCTTCAGAGAGGTGAACAGTTGGATTCCTTGGTGGACAAGTCCGAGGCATTAACTGCAAGCTCTAAGACTTTCTATAAACAAGCCAAGAAGACGAATTCGTGCTGTGTCATTATGTAA